The following are encoded together in the Bos taurus isolate L1 Dominette 01449 registration number 42190680 breed Hereford chromosome 10, ARS-UCD2.0, whole genome shotgun sequence genome:
- the AKAP5 gene encoding A-kinase anchor protein 5 isoform X1 — protein sequence MEITVSEIQVESKDETRSAEIRPQDERQEEKASMLCFKRRKKAAKAMKPKASSKAADAAKKCPPEARASDQPQRPGGAWDSIKRLVTRRKRSESSKQQKPFKAKLQSEINAEDANPSKKKAKSRLKIPCIKFSKGEKRSNHSKIIEDSDRSVKVQEAENLVTKTQTQSDDQATKSKSPQDVREDVSQKGDDEVCESNVNNSITSPGEKVISVELELDMGHSAIQTGTLILEKDTEMLEEKQSIQPQHVSPLEASDTEQELPVGSEVPPSSAVPDQQILEEARNGVLESGPDWKEHESREIVVEESKPKDTELSQELDFQENEITAEKPKPEESKRMEPIAIIITDTEISEFDVKKSKNVPKPFLISIENEQVGVFANDSGFEGRTSEQYETLLIETASSLVKNAIQLSIEQLVNEMASDDNTINNRLQ from the coding sequence ATGGAGATCACAGTTTCTGAAATACAAGTAGAAAGCAAGGATGAGACGAGATCAGCAGAAATTAGACCTCAGgatgagaggcaggaggaaaaagcatCGATGCTCTGcttcaagagaagaaaaaaagcagcCAAAGCAATGAAGCCCAAAGCCAGCTCTAAAGCTGCTGATGCAGCAAAGAAGTGTCCTCCAGAAGCACGAGCTTCTGATCAGCCACAGCGCCCTGGTGGGGCCTGGGACTCAATCAAACGCCTTGTAACACGCAGGAAAAGGTCAGAGTCTTCAAAGCAGCAAAAGCCCTTTAAGGCTAAACTGCAATCTGAAATCAATGCTGAGGATGCTAATCCTtctaagaaaaaggcaaaatccAGACTCAAGATTCCCTGCATAAAATTctcaaaaggagagaaaagaagtaaTCACTCCAAAATCATAGAAGACTCAGACCGCAGTGTCAAAGTCCAAGAGGCTGAAAATCTGGTTACAAAAACTCAGACCCAATCAGATGACCAGGCAACAAAGAGCAAGTCGCCCCAGGATGTAAGGGAAGATGTCTCACAAAAAGGGGACGATGAGGTCTGTGAATCAAATGTGAACAACAGCATAACTTCTCCTGGAGAGAAAGTGATTTCAGTAGAACTTGAGTTAGATATGGGTCATTCTGCTATTCAAACAGGAACTCTAATCCTTGAAAAAGATACTGAAATGCTTGAGGAAAAACAAAGCATTCAACCTCAGCACGTGAGCCCATTGGAAGCTTCGGACACAGAACAGGAGCTCCCAGTGGGTTCTGAAGTTCCTCCCTCATCTGCAGTCCCAGATCAACAAATTCTGGAAGAAGCCAGAAATGGTGTCCTAGAAAGTGGACCAGATTGGAAGGAGCATGAAAGTAGAGAGATTGTTGTTGAGGAGAGTAAGCCAAAAGATACTGAATTGAGCCAGGAACTGgattttcaagaaaatgagatcactgcagaaaaacccaaaccagaagaaagcaaaagaatggagCCAATTGCTATTATTATCACAGACACTGAAATCAGTGAATTTGATGTTAAGAAATCTAAAAATGTCCCTAAGCCATTCTTAATTTCAATTGAAAATGAGCAAGTAGGGGTTTTTGCTAATGACAGTGGTTTTGAGGGTAGAACTTCGGAACAATATGAAACACTCTTAATAGAAACAGCTTCTTCTCTTGTCAAGAATGCTATCCAGTTGTCTATAGAACAGCTTGTTAATGAAATGGCCTCTGATGATAATACAATAAACAATCGTCTACAGTGA
- the AKAP5 gene encoding A-kinase anchor protein 5 (The RefSeq protein has 2 substitutions compared to this genomic sequence) gives MEITVSEIQVESKDETRSAEVRPQDERQEEKASMLCFKRRKKAAKAMKPKASSKAADAAKKCPPEARASDQPQRPGGAWDSIKRLVTRRKRSESSKQQKPFKAKLQSEINAEDANPSKKKAKSRLKIPCIKFSKGEKRSNHSKIIEDSDRSVKVQEAENLVTKTQTQSDDQATKSKSPQDVREDVSQKGDDEVCESNVNNSITSPGEKVISVELELDMGHSAIQRGTLILEKDTEMLEEKQSIQPQHVSPLEASDTEQELPVGSEVPPSSAVPDQQILEEARNGVLESGPDWKEHESREIVVEESKPKDTELSQELDFQENEITAEKPKPEESKRMEPIAIIITDTEISEFDVKKSKNVPKPFLISIENEQVGVFANDSGFEGRTSEQYETLLIETASSLVKNAIQLSIEQLVNEMASDDNTINNRLQ, from the coding sequence ATGGAGATCACAGTTTCTGAAATACAAGTAGAAAGCAAGGATGAGACGAGATCAGCAGAAATTAGACCTCAGgatgagaggcaggaggaaaaagcatCGATGCTCTGcttcaagagaagaaaaaaagcagcCAAAGCAATGAAGCCCAAAGCCAGCTCTAAAGCTGCTGATGCAGCAAAGAAGTGTCCTCCAGAAGCACGAGCTTCTGATCAGCCACAGCGCCCTGGTGGGGCCTGGGACTCAATCAAACGCCTTGTAACACGCAGGAAAAGGTCAGAGTCTTCAAAGCAGCAAAAGCCCTTTAAGGCTAAACTGCAATCTGAAATCAATGCTGAGGATGCTAATCCTtctaagaaaaaggcaaaatccAGACTCAAGATTCCCTGCATAAAATTctcaaaaggagagaaaagaagtaaTCACTCCAAAATCATAGAAGACTCAGACCGCAGTGTCAAAGTCCAAGAGGCTGAAAATCTGGTTACAAAAACTCAGACCCAATCAGATGACCAGGCAACAAAGAGCAAGTCGCCCCAGGATGTAAGGGAAGATGTCTCACAAAAAGGGGACGATGAGGTCTGTGAATCAAATGTGAACAACAGCATAACTTCTCCTGGAGAGAAAGTGATTTCAGTAGAACTTGAGTTAGATATGGGTCATTCTGCTATTCAAACAGGAACTCTAATCCTTGAAAAAGATACTGAAATGCTTGAGGAAAAACAAAGCATTCAACCTCAGCACGTGAGCCCATTGGAAGCTTCGGACACAGAACAGGAGCTCCCAGTGGGTTCTGAAGTTCCTCCCTCATCTGCAGTCCCAGATCAACAAATTCTGGAAGAAGCCAGAAATGGTGTCCTAGAAAGTGGACCAGATTGGAAGGAGCATGAAAGTAGAGAGATTGTTGTTGAGGAGAGTAAGCCAAAAGATACTGAATTGAGCCAGGAACTGgattttcaagaaaatgagatcactgcagaaaaacccaaaccagaagaaagcaaaagaatggagCCAATTGCTATTATTATCACAGACACTGAAATCAGTGAATTTGATGTTAAGAAATCTAAAAATGTCCCTAAGCCATTCTTAATTTCAATTGAAAATGAGCAAGTAGGGGTTTTTGCTAATGACAGTGGTTTTGAGGGTAGAACTTCGGAACAATATGAAACACTCTTAATAGAAACAGCTTCTTCTCTTGTCAAGAATGCTATCCAGTTGTCTATAGAACAGCTTGTTAATGAAATGGCCTCTGATGATAATACAATAAACAATCGTCTACAGTGA